The proteins below are encoded in one region of Gallus gallus isolate bGalGal1 chromosome 12, bGalGal1.mat.broiler.GRCg7b, whole genome shotgun sequence:
- the FEZF2 gene encoding fez family zinc finger protein 2, which translates to MASSGSLETVMPSPCPRHDGRAAAANPSKSLAFSIERIMAKTSEPKAAFEQRHGGPGPEPEAGKKPLSLCSPLPCVIPIPPLGYEVPSKTLLNYSELWKSGLRGAGGLCKANCGVCCKAELALGQPSGRLIKPQVIHQAGAVPAAPRSLYYFNYLDAAYHPADLLHGQLFPAGLLGPPPPGGLSAHQKLFLLENAKLAGLAAEKLPPPPPFAHKERLPGHLDQVMKEAAAAERGGPPKGHAKLGGGGGGTAEGKPKNFTCEVCGKVFNAHYNLTRHMPVHTGARPFVCKVCGKGFRQASTLCRHKIIHTQEKPHKCNQCGKAFNRSSTLNTHIRIHAGYKPFVCEFCGKGFHQKGNYKNHKLTHSGEKQYKCTICNKAFHQIYNLTFHMHTHNDKKPFTCVTCGKGFCRNFDLKKHVRKLHDSVSSAPPPPPRDPTRSGQS; encoded by the exons ATGGCGAGCTCGGGGTCGCTGGAGACGGTCATGCCTTCCCCCTGCCCCCGACACGACGGCCGGGCCGCCGCCGCTAACCCGTCCAAGAGCCTGGCCTTCTCCATCGAGCGCATCATGGCCAAGACGTCGGAGCCCAAAGCAGCCTTCGAGCAGCGGCACGGCGGCCCGGGGCCGGAGCCGGAGGCGGGCAAGAAGCCGCTCAGCCTGTGCTCGCCGCTGCCCTGCGTGATCCCCATCCCTCCGCTGGGCTACGAGGTGCCCTCCAAGACTCTCCTCAACTACTCGGAGCTGTGGAAGAGCGGCCTGCGGGGCGCCGGGGGGCTCTGCAAAGCCAACTGCGGCGTCTGCTGCAAGGCAGAGCTCGCCCTGGGCCAGCCCAGCGGGCGGCTCATCAAGCCGCAGGTCATCCACCAAGCGGGGGCCGTGCCGGCAGCCCCCCGCTCCCTCTATTACTTCAACTACCTGGATGCCGCCTACCACCCGGCCGACCTGCTGCACGGACAGCTCTTCCCCGCCGGCCTGCTGGGCCCCCCACCGCCGGGGGGGCTCTCGGCTCACCAGAAGCTTTTCCTGCTGGAGAACGCCAAGCTGGCGGGGCTGGCAGCCGAGAAGctgcccccgccgccgcccttCGCGCACAAGGAGCGGCTGCCGGGCCACCTGGACCAGGTGATgaaggaggcggcggcggcggagcgcggcggccCCCCCAAGGGCCACGCAAAGctgggggggggcggcggcggaaCGGCGGAGGGCAAACCCAAGAACTTCACCTGCGAGGTGTGCGGCAAG gtgttcaacGCGCACTACAACCTCACCCGGCACATGCCGGTGCACACGGGGGCTCGGCCGTTCGTGTGCAAGGTCTGCGGGAAGGGCTTTCGCCAAGCCAGCACCCTGTGCCGGCACAAAATCATCCACACGCAG GAGAAGCCCCACAAGTGCAACCAGTGTGGGAAGGCGTTCAACAGGAGCTCCACGCTCAACACCCACATCCGCATCCATGCCGGCTACAAACCCTTCGTCTGCGAGTTCTGCGGCAAGGGCTTCCACCAGAAAG GCAACTACAAGAACCACAAGCTGACCCACAGCGGAGAGAAGCAGTACAAGTGCACCATTTGCAACAAAGCCTTCCACCAGATCTATAACTTGACTTTCCACATGCACACCCACAACGACAAGAAGCCCTTCACGTGCGTCACTTGCGGCAAAGGATTTTGCAGAAACTTTGATTTAAAGAAGCACGTCCGAAAGTTGCACGACAGCGTCTCCAGCgctcctccgccgccgccccgggACCCAACGCGCAGCGGGCAGAGCTAA